In the Candidatus Cloacimonadota bacterium genome, GTGAAAATTGTCAATCTCGCTCATAATTATCCTTTAATATTTTTACAAATTTTATAAACCATTAGTTCCATAATAATTTTCGGTTTAAGGTTAATTGATTTTAATTTTTTATCCGCTTCAAGAAGTAGATTAAAAATGAGAGGGAAATCATCTAATTGAAATCTTGTAGCCTGATTGATTAAATTTTTTTTGTTATAGACCCAAAGGGTCTTTTCAATTTCTCTGATATGTTTATTCTGCTGATATTTTAAAATTGAAATTTTCCACATAGTTTTAAAAAAACGGGTAAGCATGATTAAAATAAATACTCCCGATTGTCCGTGGCTTAGTAAATTTTCCAAAATTTGAATAGCGTATTTTACATTTTTATGGACAATCGCGTCCTGCAATTCGAAGACAGTATTTCCTTTAAAAGCACCAACACAATTTTGAACATCATCCAATGCGATTTGGTTTTTATTAGAAACATAAAGTAACAATTTTTCCAACTCATTATTGATTTCCTGCAAATTTAAACCTATATATCGAATCATTAATCTAACGGCACTTGGAGAAATATTTTTATGGTGTTTTCTTACTTCCTGTCGCAAGAAATTTGAGGCTGCTATTTCATTATAAGCATGGTAAAAATAATAGCTGGCAGCGATTTTCGTAAGTTTTTTGAATACTGCTTTTCTCATATCAACTTTTCCAGTCTCAAGCACGAACACAAGGTCTGGTATTGGTTTCTCCACAAAATTAACCACTTTTTGCTGATATTGGAAATGGAGTTTGTCAAAATTCCGGACAATTATCAGTTTCTTTTCGGATACTACCGGTGGATTTTGCAATTCCTGAATGATTTGGCTCGCATTAGTTTCTTCTCCATGAAAAACAAAATAATTAAATGCCTCGTATCGCGGGTCAATAATTTTTTGCTTTAATAAACGAAACGCTTTATCCTTGAGCAAGCTTTCATCCTGAGAGAAAAAATATAAAGGGTGAATTCTCCCTGATTCAATTTCACGAACCAGATCAAAATATTTTAACTTTTTTGCTACAGCCATTATCTATATTTCCTTATTCATTCTGCAGACCATGAAGTGTAAGGTCTGGCGTTAATTGGCGTCATTGCGTTCCCAAGCTGGGGCTTGGGAACGAGATATATCCGCCAGCTGGTGCTTGGGAACGAGAATTGTTTGGTGGGCTTGGGAGACGATAACAATTCGGTTGGTTTGGGAACGGAGGATACATTTGAAAAGCTTTGGAAATAGAGCACATTTTAAATTGGTGAACAGGATCGATTTTGAATACTCTGTGAACGAAGCAAAAATGGAAAATTTAAATTTCTATTTGCAAGTTTCCAATTTCTAATTTCTAAATAAATACTAAATAGTGTCCATCCGTAAACTCGCATTTTTGCAATGATTCTCCGAATGTGATTCGACGCAGATAAACACTGATTATGCTGATGAACCCCTGTTGAATAATAAAATACAAAGCATTCAACGGGGATATTGCACTTTTTACAAAAAAATTTTATCTTGCGAAAATCGGTTTTTTCAGTGTTCATCTGCGTCGAATCCCTACTTTACGGACAGACTCTAAATAAGTAACTTTTGCTCATCATTCTCTTCAACAACATCTTTTTGGGAAAACTTTGCCGGGTCTGTAAGATCATCCTCAATAAGTTCTTTGATCTCGTGAAGATTTGGCAGATCTTCAACATTATTTAAACCGAAAAATTTTAGGAACTTATCTCCTGTGCCATAGAGAATGGGTTGCCCGAATTTTTTCAATCTCCCTTT is a window encoding:
- the holA gene encoding DNA polymerase III subunit delta encodes the protein MAVAKKLKYFDLVREIESGRIHPLYFFSQDESLLKDKAFRLLKQKIIDPRYEAFNYFVFHGEETNASQIIQELQNPPVVSEKKLIIVRNFDKLHFQYQQKVVNFVEKPIPDLVFVLETGKVDMRKAVFKKLTKIAASYYFYHAYNEIAASNFLRQEVRKHHKNISPSAVRLMIRYIGLNLQEINNELEKLLLYVSNKNQIALDDVQNCVGAFKGNTVFELQDAIVHKNVKYAIQILENLLSHGQSGVFILIMLTRFFKTMWKISILKYQQNKHIREIEKTLWVYNKKNLINQATRFQLDDFPLIFNLLLEADKKLKSINLKPKIIMELMVYKICKNIKG